In Diadema setosum chromosome 19, eeDiaSeto1, whole genome shotgun sequence, a genomic segment contains:
- the LOC140242879 gene encoding uncharacterized protein, producing MTTDRNISLEPYLPGGKRTVDVDDRDPSIGPIEQSLQTGHTTGRKRQTLERRVSGRTLQMITAGIAVLICLLPCPAASLENKIELQQGSPGSFILTFPWTPDDDSSSYFTVALLPDQPFYTSVHQSLDPDGLQSKSQFDRFTLSNMKTESGMQVTIGITIVSSEDGGVYTVTLILYRDGIYDSSLIFRTKVEVYHPIGKANCTLEEHDRVVYCRATDGKNATLMCHQNGVKLPWQKEMFNDGYFIHGWFLNQLKNSSVFCCAQANNTEIDVDTCKDFFWPPQVPTEQNSQVTPPKESLPVTTDEPGQKYLNGTCKCSSDNEKPKLAVILIGLCVYFVVQHMMSEFI from the exons ATGACGACGGACAG GAACATCAGTCTGGAACCATACTTGCCTGGTGGGAAGAG GACTGTGGATGTAGACGACAGAGATCCAAGCATTGGTCCGATTGAACAATCATTGCAGACAGGCCATACCACTGGCAGAAAGAGACAAACG CTAGAACGTCGTGTGTCAGGTCGGACTCTGCAAATGATCACAGCAGGGATTGCGGTTCTGATATGTCTGCTTCCCTGTCCTGCTGCTTCATTGGAGAACAAAATTGAACTGCAGCAAGGATCACCTGGCAGCTTCATACTCACCTTCCCCTGGACTCCTGATGATGACAGCTCTTCCTACTTCACGGTGGCGCTCCTCCCAGACCAACCTTTTTATACATCGGTGCACCAATCACTTGATCCAGATGGTTTGCAGTCAAAATCTCAATTTGACCGTTTCACTCTCAGTAACATGAAAACAGAGAGTGGAATGCAGGTTACAATTGGGATAACAATTGTCTCCTCAGAAGATGGAGGGGTGTACACTGTGACACTAATATTGTATCGTGACGGCATATACGATTCTTCCCTGATATTCAGAACAAAGGTTGAAGTGTATCACCCAATTGGCAAAGCCAATTGCACCCTAGAGGAACATGACAGAGTAGTTTACTGCCGAGCCACTGACGGCAAAAATGCCACTCTTATGTGCCATCAGAATGGAGTCAAACTCCCATGGCAGAAAGAAATGTTCAATGATGGTTATTTCATTCACGGTTGGTTTTTAAATCAATTGAAGAACAGTTCTGTTTTCTGTTGCGCGCAAGCGAACAACACAGAGATTGATGTGGACACATGTAAGGACTTTTTTTGGCCCCCACAGGTGCCTACTGAGCAAAATAGTCAGGTAACGCCTCCCAAAGAGAGTTTGCCTGTAACCACGGACGAGCCTGGTCAAAAGTACCTCAACGGAACTTGTAAATGCAGTtctgataatgagaaaccaaaGTTAGCTGTCATTCTAATTGGGTTGTGCGTATACTTTGTAGTACAGCACATGATGAGTGAGTTTATCTGA